In Streptomyces sp. 840.1, one DNA window encodes the following:
- the tal gene encoding transaldolase yields the protein MTDALKRLSDEGVAIWLDDLSRKRITSGNLAELIDQSHVVGVTTNPSIFQKAISSGDGYEQQLTDLAARKVTVEEAIRMITTADVRDAADILRPVFDATDGQDGRVSIEVDPRLAHNTLATVAEAKQLAWLVDRPNTLIKIPATKAGLPAITETIGRGISVNVTLIFSLERYREVMDAYLAGLEKAKAAGLDLSKIHSVASFFVSRVDTEIDKRLDAIGSDAAKAAKGKSALANARLAYEAYQAVFAGERWAALDKAHANKQRPLWASTGVKDPSLKDTLYVDDLVAPNTVNTMPEATLDAVADHGDITGDTVTGGYDQGRADLEAIKKLGVSYDDVVQLLEDEGVEKFETAWTDLLNSTEAELKRLAPSEG from the coding sequence ATGACAGACGCACTCAAGCGCCTCTCCGACGAGGGCGTGGCGATCTGGCTCGACGACCTGTCCCGCAAGCGGATCACCTCCGGCAACCTGGCCGAGCTGATCGACCAGAGCCACGTCGTGGGTGTCACGACCAACCCGTCGATCTTCCAGAAGGCGATCTCCTCGGGCGACGGTTACGAGCAGCAGCTCACCGACCTCGCGGCCCGCAAGGTGACCGTCGAGGAAGCCATCCGCATGATCACGACGGCCGACGTCCGCGACGCCGCCGACATCCTGCGCCCGGTCTTCGACGCGACGGACGGCCAGGACGGCCGGGTCTCCATCGAGGTCGACCCGCGCCTGGCGCACAACACCCTGGCCACGGTCGCCGAGGCCAAGCAGCTCGCGTGGCTGGTGGACCGGCCCAACACGCTCATCAAGATCCCGGCGACCAAGGCCGGCCTGCCGGCGATCACCGAGACGATCGGCCGGGGCATCAGCGTCAACGTCACGCTGATCTTCTCGCTGGAGCGCTACCGCGAGGTCATGGACGCCTACCTGGCGGGCCTGGAGAAGGCGAAGGCCGCGGGCCTGGACCTCTCCAAGATCCACTCGGTGGCCTCCTTCTTCGTGTCCCGCGTGGACACCGAGATCGACAAGCGGCTCGACGCGATCGGCAGCGACGCGGCCAAGGCCGCCAAGGGCAAGTCCGCCCTGGCCAACGCGCGCCTGGCCTACGAGGCGTACCAGGCGGTCTTCGCCGGTGAGCGCTGGGCCGCCCTGGACAAGGCGCACGCCAACAAGCAGCGCCCGCTGTGGGCCTCCACCGGCGTCAAGGACCCGTCCCTCAAGGACACCCTGTACGTCGACGACCTCGTCGCACCGAACACGGTCAACACCATGCCGGAGGCGACTCTGGACGCGGTGGCCGACCACGGCGACATCACCGGCGACACCGTCACCGGTGGCTACGACCAGGGCCGTGCCGACCTCGAAGCGATCAAGAAGCTCGGGGTCAGCTACGACGACGTCGTCCAGCTCCTCGAGGACGAGGGCGTCGAGAAGTTCGAGACGGCCTGGACCGACCTGCTCAACTCGACAGAGGCGGAACTCAAGCGCCTCGCCCCTTCGGAGGGCTGA
- the tkt gene encoding transketolase: MSTKPTTTDLQWTELDQRAVDTVRVLAADAVQKVGNGHPGTAMSLAPAAYTLFQKVMRHDPADAEWTGRDRFVLSVGHSSLTLYIQLYLAGYGLELADLEAFRTWGSKTPGHPEYGHTTGVETTTGPLGQGVANAVGMAMASRYERGLFDPDAAPGTSPFDHMIWAVAGDGCLQEGISAEASSLAGHQKLGNLVLLWDDNHISIEGDTETAVSEDTLKRYEAYGWHVQRVAQLPSGDLDPAGLYKALLAAKAETTRPSFIAARSIIAWPAPNAQNTEAAHGSALGADEVAATKRVLGFDPEKSFQVADEVIAHTREALDRGRETRAEWEKTYAAWRTASPERAAEFDRIRAGELPKGWEDKLPVFETGKGVATRAASGKVLQALGEIVPELWGGSADLAGSNNTTIDKTSSFLPAGNPLPGADPYGRTVHFGIREHAMAAAMNGIALHGNTRIYGGTFLVFSDYMRNAVRLSALMHAPVTYVWTHDSIGLGEDGPTHQPVEHLASLRAIPGLNVVRPADANETSIAWREVLRRYTKVFGKGAPHGLALTRQGVPTYEANENAAKGGYVLFEAETPDGHSAAPEVILIGTGSEVQLAVGAREELQAAGVPTRVVSMPCVEWFEEQDQAYKDSVLTPSVKARVAVEAGIALTWYRYVGDAGRIVSLEHFGASADAKVLFREFGFTAEHVAAAARESLAAAAR; encoded by the coding sequence GTGAGCACCAAGCCGACCACCACAGACCTCCAGTGGACCGAATTGGACCAGCGGGCCGTGGACACCGTCCGCGTACTCGCCGCGGACGCCGTACAGAAGGTCGGAAACGGCCACCCGGGTACGGCCATGAGCCTGGCTCCCGCCGCGTACACCCTCTTCCAGAAGGTGATGCGGCACGACCCCGCCGACGCGGAGTGGACCGGCCGCGACCGGTTCGTCCTCTCGGTGGGCCACAGCAGCCTGACCCTCTACATCCAGCTCTACCTGGCCGGGTACGGCCTGGAGCTGGCGGACCTCGAAGCGTTCCGGACCTGGGGCTCGAAGACCCCGGGCCACCCGGAGTACGGCCACACCACCGGCGTGGAGACGACCACCGGCCCGCTGGGCCAGGGTGTCGCCAACGCGGTGGGCATGGCCATGGCCTCCCGCTACGAGCGCGGCCTGTTCGACCCGGACGCGGCCCCCGGCACCTCGCCGTTCGACCACATGATCTGGGCCGTCGCCGGTGACGGCTGCCTCCAGGAGGGCATCTCCGCGGAGGCGTCCTCGCTGGCCGGGCACCAGAAGCTGGGCAACCTGGTCCTCCTGTGGGACGACAACCACATCTCCATCGAGGGCGACACGGAGACCGCGGTCTCCGAGGACACCCTCAAGCGCTACGAGGCATACGGCTGGCACGTCCAGCGTGTCGCGCAGCTGCCCAGCGGCGACCTGGACCCGGCGGGTCTGTACAAGGCGCTCCTGGCCGCCAAGGCCGAGACCACGCGCCCGTCGTTCATCGCGGCCCGCTCGATCATCGCCTGGCCCGCCCCGAACGCCCAGAACACCGAGGCCGCGCACGGCTCGGCGCTCGGCGCCGACGAGGTCGCCGCGACCAAGCGGGTCCTCGGCTTCGACCCGGAGAAGTCCTTCCAGGTCGCCGACGAGGTCATCGCGCACACGCGTGAGGCGCTGGACCGCGGCCGCGAGACCAGGGCCGAGTGGGAGAAGACCTACGCCGCGTGGCGCACCGCCAGCCCGGAGCGCGCCGCCGAGTTCGACCGCATCCGTGCGGGCGAGCTGCCCAAGGGCTGGGAGGACAAGCTCCCCGTCTTCGAGACCGGCAAGGGCGTCGCCACCCGCGCGGCCTCCGGCAAGGTGCTCCAGGCCCTCGGTGAGATCGTGCCCGAGCTGTGGGGCGGCTCCGCCGACCTCGCGGGCTCGAACAACACCACGATCGACAAGACGTCGTCGTTCCTCCCGGCGGGCAACCCGCTGCCGGGCGCCGACCCGTACGGCCGCACGGTCCACTTCGGCATCCGCGAGCACGCCATGGCCGCGGCCATGAACGGCATCGCGCTGCACGGCAACACCCGCATCTACGGCGGCACCTTCCTGGTGTTCTCCGACTACATGCGCAACGCCGTACGGCTGTCCGCGCTGATGCACGCGCCGGTGACCTACGTGTGGACGCACGACTCGATCGGCCTCGGCGAGGACGGCCCGACCCACCAGCCGGTGGAGCACCTGGCCTCCCTGCGCGCGATCCCGGGTCTGAACGTCGTCCGCCCGGCGGACGCCAACGAGACCTCCATCGCCTGGCGCGAGGTCCTGCGCCGCTACACCAAGGTGTTCGGCAAGGGCGCCCCGCACGGCCTGGCGCTGACCCGCCAGGGCGTGCCGACGTACGAGGCGAACGAGAACGCGGCCAAGGGCGGCTACGTCCTGTTCGAGGCCGAGACGCCCGACGGGCACAGCGCGGCGCCCGAGGTCATCCTCATCGGCACCGGTTCCGAGGTCCAGCTCGCCGTCGGCGCACGCGAGGAGCTGCAGGCGGCCGGCGTGCCGACCCGGGTGGTCTCGATGCCGTGTGTCGAGTGGTTCGAGGAGCAGGACCAGGCGTACAAGGACAGCGTGCTGACGCCGTCGGTGAAGGCACGCGTGGCCGTCGAGGCGGGCATCGCGCTGACCTGGTACCGGTACGTCGGGGACGCGGGCCGGATCGTCTCCCTGGAGCACTTCGGTGCCTCGGCCGACGCGAAGGTCCTGTTCCGCGAGTTCGGCTTCACCGCCGAGCACGTCGCCGCCGCCGCCCGGGAATCTCTCGCGGCCGCTGCGCGCTGA
- a CDS encoding heme o synthase — protein MCVTAVESRPAGVALTPSPGGHRPFGARVKAFVALTKPRIIELLLITTVPVMFLAAQGVPDLWLVLTTTIGGYLSAGGANALNMYIDRDIDALMDRTSQRPLVTGMVSPRECLAFGIALAVISTVWFGLLVNWLSAALSLGALLFYVVVYTMLLKRRTSQNIVWGGIAGCMPVLIGWSAVTNSMSWAAVILFAVIFFWTPPHYWPLSMKVKDDYARVGVPMLPVVATNRVVARQIVLYSWVMVIVSLLLTPLGYTGWFYTVVAVLTGGFWLWEAHGLQSRAKAGMAGAKLKEMRLFHWSITYVSLLFVAVAVDPFLR, from the coding sequence GTGTGCGTGACGGCCGTCGAGTCCCGACCCGCAGGGGTCGCCTTGACTCCGAGCCCAGGGGGCCATCGCCCATTCGGGGCCCGTGTCAAGGCATTCGTGGCACTGACCAAGCCTCGGATCATCGAGCTGTTGCTGATCACCACTGTTCCGGTGATGTTCCTGGCCGCTCAGGGTGTACCCGACCTGTGGCTCGTGCTCACTACCACCATCGGCGGTTATCTTTCCGCCGGCGGTGCCAATGCACTGAACATGTACATCGACCGCGATATCGACGCGTTGATGGACCGTACGTCGCAGCGACCGCTGGTCACCGGCATGGTGAGCCCGCGCGAGTGCCTGGCCTTCGGTATCGCCCTCGCGGTGATCTCGACGGTCTGGTTCGGGCTGCTGGTGAACTGGCTGTCGGCGGCGCTGTCGCTGGGCGCCCTGCTCTTCTACGTCGTCGTCTACACGATGCTGCTGAAGCGCCGGACCTCGCAGAACATCGTCTGGGGCGGCATCGCGGGCTGCATGCCGGTCCTCATCGGCTGGTCGGCCGTGACGAACTCGATGTCCTGGGCCGCGGTGATCCTGTTCGCCGTCATCTTCTTCTGGACGCCACCGCACTACTGGCCGCTGTCCATGAAGGTGAAGGACGACTACGCGCGGGTCGGTGTCCCGATGCTCCCGGTCGTCGCCACCAACCGGGTGGTCGCCCGCCAGATCGTGCTCTACAGCTGGGTCATGGTCATCGTCTCGCTGCTGCTGACCCCGCTGGGCTACACCGGCTGGTTCTACACCGTTGTGGCCGTGCTCACCGGCGGCTTCTGGCTCTGGGAGGCGCACGGACTGCAGAGCCGCGCCAAGGCCGGGATGGCCGGGGCGAAGCTCAAGGAGATGCGGCTGTTCCACTGGTCGATCACCTATGTGTCGCTGCTGTTCGTCGCCGTGGCGGTGGACCCCTTCCTGAGGTAG
- a CDS encoding glycoside hydrolase family 27 protein yields the protein MTPARRGAAVLGAAVLVAVSAPVADAGQRPAEAAPPYYDSGLAPTPYMGWNTYYGLGAPTEGQVRDVADHLVSSGLKGSGYDIVWLDGGWQADTPRDAQGRLVAHPDRFPSGIPALVDYLHKRGLRAGIYTDAGTYDGGRTCGLGSRGHYQEDADRFAGWKVDAIKVDFLCGITEKTDPGPAFKEFSDAVAKSGRPMLLNLCNPLTDDWGLPHTPAQDAHNAYVYGPTTGDSWRTGTDIAWGTPTAGQWPNILRSADANAGHPEAQAPGRYNDPDYLIPMRKLDDGSLELTEEESTSQLVLWAEMGSPLVIGSDPRTLPKRMLDTLRNPEILAVDQDPLAIQGVRVASDATGDVYSKVLKGSGKRAVVLLNRSGQAAERTVDFADAGLSGPVGVRDLRARKGAGTHSGSYTVKVPAHGTAFLGLSGRDEAPGTALPTRSDASPALVRDGDRLSVFSRGADGSLQLHEGRDGHWNGRATGLGGPTHGRIVGEPAAYAAGPGRIDVFARGTDNAAYRLAYTGGRWGHWQKLGGDLAATPAAAYDRSGRWTLYARGTDGHLRTRGATTGWSTLQGPDGIGLYGRPSAVTDAAGRTQLVVRAADDSLRLRVREASGSWSDWSSLGGTVSGSPTLVTTGGQVRLYVRAGDYTLWQRTLAAGTWSDWAQEKSFPSGSFDGELAAVAGPGGGVLTAFRGVAGVIRQA from the coding sequence ATGACGCCTGCCCGGCGTGGAGCAGCCGTGCTGGGCGCCGCCGTCCTGGTGGCCGTGTCGGCCCCGGTGGCGGACGCCGGACAGCGGCCCGCCGAGGCGGCTCCGCCGTACTACGACAGCGGCCTCGCGCCGACCCCGTACATGGGCTGGAACACCTACTACGGTCTCGGCGCCCCGACGGAGGGCCAGGTCAGGGACGTCGCCGACCATCTGGTCAGCAGCGGCCTCAAGGGCAGCGGTTACGACATCGTCTGGCTGGACGGCGGCTGGCAGGCCGACACGCCGAGGGACGCCCAGGGACGGCTGGTCGCGCACCCGGACCGGTTCCCCTCCGGCATCCCCGCCCTGGTGGACTACCTCCACAAGCGCGGCCTGCGCGCCGGTATCTACACCGACGCGGGGACCTATGACGGAGGCAGGACCTGCGGCCTCGGCAGCCGGGGCCACTACCAGGAGGACGCCGACCGGTTCGCCGGCTGGAAGGTCGACGCGATCAAGGTCGACTTCCTCTGCGGGATCACCGAGAAGACCGACCCGGGCCCCGCGTTCAAGGAGTTCAGCGACGCCGTCGCCAAGTCCGGCCGGCCGATGCTGCTCAACCTCTGCAACCCGCTGACCGACGACTGGGGGCTGCCGCACACCCCGGCCCAGGACGCCCACAACGCCTACGTCTACGGCCCCACCACCGGGGACTCCTGGCGCACCGGCACCGACATCGCCTGGGGCACCCCCACCGCAGGCCAGTGGCCCAACATCCTGCGCAGCGCGGACGCCAACGCCGGGCACCCGGAGGCGCAGGCGCCGGGGCGCTACAACGACCCCGACTACCTCATCCCGATGCGCAAGCTCGATGACGGCTCGCTGGAGCTGACCGAGGAGGAGTCCACCAGCCAGCTGGTGCTGTGGGCCGAGATGGGCTCACCGCTGGTCATCGGCTCGGACCCGCGCACCCTGCCGAAGCGGATGCTCGACACCCTGCGCAACCCGGAGATCCTCGCGGTCGACCAGGACCCCCTGGCGATCCAGGGCGTGCGCGTCGCCTCCGACGCCACCGGGGACGTCTACAGCAAGGTCCTCAAGGGCTCCGGGAAGCGGGCCGTGGTGCTCCTCAACCGCTCCGGGCAGGCCGCCGAGCGCACGGTGGACTTCGCCGACGCCGGGCTGTCGGGCCCGGTCGGCGTACGGGACCTGCGGGCCAGGAAGGGCGCTGGCACGCACTCCGGTTCGTACACCGTGAAGGTGCCGGCGCACGGCACCGCCTTCCTCGGTCTCAGCGGCCGGGACGAGGCGCCGGGCACCGCGCTGCCCACCCGCTCCGACGCGAGCCCCGCGCTGGTGCGCGACGGGGACCGGCTGAGCGTCTTCAGCCGGGGCGCCGACGGCTCGCTCCAGCTGCACGAGGGGCGCGACGGCCACTGGAACGGGCGGGCCACCGGCCTCGGCGGTCCGACGCACGGCCGGATCGTGGGGGAGCCCGCCGCCTACGCGGCCGGCCCCGGGCGGATCGACGTGTTCGCCCGGGGCACGGACAACGCCGCCTACAGGCTCGCGTACACCGGCGGCCGCTGGGGCCACTGGCAGAAGCTCGGCGGGGATCTCGCCGCCACTCCGGCCGCCGCGTACGACCGGTCGGGTCGCTGGACGCTCTACGCCCGGGGCACGGACGGCCACCTCCGTACGCGCGGCGCGACGACCGGCTGGAGCACGCTCCAGGGGCCGGACGGCATCGGGCTGTACGGACGGCCCTCGGCGGTCACCGACGCGGCAGGGCGCACCCAGCTGGTGGTGCGTGCGGCCGACGACTCGCTGCGGCTGCGGGTCCGTGAGGCCTCCGGCAGCTGGTCGGACTGGTCCTCGCTGGGCGGCACCGTGAGCGGCAGTCCCACGCTCGTCACCACCGGGGGACAGGTGCGGCTCTATGTCCGCGCCGGTGACTACACCCTGTGGCAGCGCACCCTCGCGGCCGGGACCTGGAGCGACTGGGCCCAGGAGAAGAGCTTCCCCAGCGGCTCCTTCGACGGCGAACTCGCCGCCGTGGCAGGGCCCGGCGGCGGAGTCCTGACGGCCTTCCGAGGGGTGGCCGGGGTCATCCGCCAGGCCTAA
- a CDS encoding ABC transporter substrate-binding protein — protein sequence MNTSAQSRRTFLAGAAAVGATALTSGCVASSSSGGKGSSGGAVTLQSNLSAPQAKSAMQEVVDAFNKRGGAKGSLNTVASETFRTQLPTYLTSATPPDLYTWYPGSVAESYARKNLLLDVSDIWAEPELAGYSDALKKLCTDSAGKKVFVPTTYYWWGVFYRKSNFAKWGVKEPKTWDEFLDLCDKLKSKGVAPIGLGAGGGTPWVASSWFDYLNIRINGAKYHRDLLAGKHRFDDPEVRKVFDRWSEALPFFDPNSTALPFQDATTGLLQGRTGMMLIGTFFADAAPKDQLDDIDFFRFPVIDPKVPLAEEAPTDGYFASARTGRKDETKEMLRYLATAEAQEIYLKGSSGTSLPAHPDAKDSGTPLVVKGRKLIENAADITQFFNRDSSDALAPTADTALTHFLSKPKEIGSILTTWQRDAQKIWSQ from the coding sequence ATGAACACCTCAGCACAGAGCCGCCGTACCTTCCTCGCCGGTGCCGCGGCCGTCGGCGCCACCGCGTTGACGAGCGGCTGCGTCGCCTCGTCCTCCAGCGGCGGGAAGGGGAGCTCCGGTGGTGCGGTCACCCTCCAGTCCAACCTCTCCGCACCGCAGGCCAAGTCCGCGATGCAGGAGGTCGTCGACGCCTTCAACAAGCGCGGCGGCGCGAAGGGTTCGCTGAACACCGTCGCCTCGGAGACCTTCCGCACCCAGCTGCCGACCTACCTCACCTCGGCCACCCCGCCGGACCTCTACACCTGGTACCCCGGATCCGTGGCGGAGTCGTACGCCAGGAAGAACCTGCTGCTCGATGTCAGCGACATCTGGGCCGAGCCCGAACTCGCCGGCTACTCCGACGCGCTGAAGAAGCTCTGCACCGACTCGGCCGGCAAGAAGGTCTTCGTACCCACCACCTACTACTGGTGGGGCGTCTTCTACCGGAAGTCCAACTTCGCCAAGTGGGGCGTCAAGGAGCCCAAGACCTGGGACGAGTTCCTCGACCTGTGCGACAAGCTCAAGAGCAAGGGCGTCGCCCCCATCGGCCTCGGCGCCGGCGGCGGCACCCCCTGGGTCGCCTCCTCCTGGTTCGACTACCTCAACATCCGGATCAACGGCGCGAAGTACCACCGCGACCTGCTCGCCGGAAAGCACCGCTTCGACGACCCCGAGGTCCGCAAGGTCTTCGACCGGTGGAGCGAGGCGCTGCCCTTCTTCGACCCCAACTCGACCGCGCTGCCCTTCCAGGACGCCACCACCGGGCTGCTCCAGGGCCGCACCGGAATGATGCTCATCGGCACCTTCTTCGCGGACGCCGCGCCCAAGGACCAGCTCGACGACATCGACTTCTTCCGGTTCCCCGTCATCGACCCGAAGGTCCCGCTCGCCGAAGAGGCCCCGACCGACGGCTACTTCGCCAGCGCCCGGACCGGCCGCAAGGACGAGACCAAGGAGATGCTCCGCTACCTCGCCACCGCCGAGGCCCAGGAGATCTACCTCAAGGGCTCCTCCGGCACCTCGCTGCCCGCCCACCCCGACGCCAAGGACAGCGGGACCCCGCTGGTCGTCAAGGGCCGCAAACTCATCGAGAACGCCGCGGACATCACGCAGTTCTTCAACCGCGACTCCAGCGACGCCCTCGCCCCCACCGCCGACACCGCCCTCACCCACTTCCTGTCCAAGCCCAAGGAGATCGGCTCGATCCTCACCACGTGGCAGCGGGACGCACAGAAGATCTGGAGCCAGTGA
- a CDS encoding carbohydrate ABC transporter permease: MAVLTAPRKETRRRTEGRPPARKRATRVPPVVLAFVLVPLLAEAFWVFWPALQGFYLAFTQWDGVSAPQFIGLGNFREMFGDAVFRTAALDTVIWLLLFGGLSAALGLGAALLLQQERRGVGFYRAALFLPVVFSLVATALVWQAMYQPDGLINKTLEAVGLSGLTHAWLADQDTALYAVIVPALWRQIGYVMVLYLAGLKGIDPVLYEAAKVDGATRWQQFRHITLPQLSSVNAVVISVIVIDSLRSFDVVWALTRGGPYHSSELLSTYMYSTAFQSLRLGYGSALAVVIFVLAFGVIASYLVRAFREADA, translated from the coding sequence ATGGCGGTACTGACCGCGCCCCGGAAGGAGACCCGCAGGCGCACCGAGGGCAGGCCCCCGGCCCGCAAGCGGGCGACCCGGGTCCCGCCCGTCGTCCTGGCCTTCGTGCTGGTGCCGCTGCTCGCCGAGGCCTTCTGGGTGTTCTGGCCGGCCCTCCAGGGCTTCTACCTCGCCTTCACCCAATGGGACGGGGTCTCCGCCCCGCAGTTCATCGGACTGGGCAACTTCCGCGAGATGTTCGGCGACGCCGTCTTCAGGACCGCCGCCCTGGACACCGTCATCTGGCTGCTGCTCTTCGGCGGCCTGTCCGCCGCACTCGGCCTCGGCGCGGCGCTGCTGCTCCAGCAGGAACGCCGGGGCGTCGGCTTCTACCGCGCCGCGCTCTTCCTGCCCGTGGTCTTCTCGCTCGTCGCCACCGCACTGGTCTGGCAGGCGATGTACCAGCCCGACGGGCTGATCAACAAGACGCTCGAAGCGGTCGGCCTCTCCGGCCTCACCCACGCCTGGCTCGCCGACCAGGACACCGCCCTGTACGCCGTGATCGTGCCCGCCCTGTGGCGCCAGATCGGCTACGTGATGGTGCTGTACCTGGCCGGGCTCAAGGGCATCGACCCGGTGCTCTACGAGGCCGCCAAGGTCGACGGCGCCACCCGCTGGCAGCAGTTCCGCCACATCACCCTGCCGCAGCTCAGCAGCGTCAACGCCGTCGTCATCTCGGTCATCGTCATCGACTCGCTGCGCTCCTTCGACGTCGTGTGGGCGCTCACCCGCGGTGGCCCGTACCACTCGTCCGAACTCCTCAGCACCTACATGTACTCCACCGCCTTCCAGTCCCTGCGGCTGGGCTACGGCTCCGCCCTCGCGGTCGTGATCTTCGTACTCGCCTTCGGCGTGATCGCGTCCTACCTCGTCCGCGCCTTCCGGGAGGCCGACGCATGA
- a CDS encoding carbohydrate ABC transporter permease, whose protein sequence is MTATHTPAPRPRTGRRRMLGTAGFHASAGLLSVLWLLPIALVLVTSVRSFDDVAAHGVGSLPHSFTLDGFRQAWVDGGQQRALINSLLVTIPTVLLSLLLASTAAFALSRYDVPLRRTLLLLMLGGNLLPPQILLVPVSKLSEMLGLYDSLYALIGVQVGFGIGFYVFVLHGFMRSIPPEIQQAAVIDGAGPWQIYTRIILPLAKPAMAALSALSFTWIFNDLLWAITVLRTDTQMPITASLIGLQGQYVSMWNVIAAGSVIAAAPTVIVFLKFQRHFVAGLNLGAVK, encoded by the coding sequence ATGACCGCCACCCACACCCCCGCCCCGCGCCCCCGCACCGGACGGCGCCGGATGCTGGGCACCGCAGGCTTCCACGCCAGTGCCGGACTGCTCTCCGTGCTCTGGCTGCTGCCCATCGCCCTGGTCCTGGTCACCAGCGTCCGGTCCTTCGACGACGTCGCCGCCCACGGGGTCGGCAGCCTGCCGCACTCCTTCACCCTCGACGGATTCCGCCAGGCCTGGGTCGACGGCGGCCAGCAGCGCGCACTGATCAACAGCCTCCTGGTCACCATCCCGACCGTCCTGCTCTCGCTGCTCCTCGCCTCGACGGCCGCGTTCGCGCTCAGCCGCTACGACGTACCGCTGCGCCGCACCCTCCTGCTGCTGATGCTCGGCGGCAACCTGCTGCCCCCGCAGATCCTGCTGGTCCCGGTCTCCAAACTCAGCGAGATGCTGGGCCTGTACGACTCGCTCTACGCGCTGATCGGCGTCCAGGTCGGCTTCGGCATCGGCTTCTACGTCTTCGTCCTGCACGGCTTCATGCGGTCCATCCCGCCGGAGATCCAGCAGGCCGCGGTCATCGACGGCGCCGGACCCTGGCAGATCTACACCCGGATCATCCTGCCGCTCGCCAAGCCCGCCATGGCCGCGCTCAGCGCCCTGTCCTTCACCTGGATCTTCAACGATCTGCTGTGGGCCATCACCGTGCTGCGCACCGACACCCAGATGCCCATCACCGCGTCCCTCATCGGGCTCCAGGGCCAGTACGTCTCCATGTGGAACGTCATCGCGGCCGGCTCCGTCATCGCGGCGGCCCCGACCGTCATCGTCTTCCTCAAGTTCCAGCGCCACTTCGTGGCCGGCCTCAACCTGGGAGCAGTGAAGTGA